Proteins found in one Labrus bergylta chromosome 8, fLabBer1.1, whole genome shotgun sequence genomic segment:
- the rorc gene encoding nuclear receptor ROR-alpha A isoform X2, which translates to MEYEELHVLQSHTPIKTAQIEVIPCKICGDKSSGVHYGVITCEGCKGFFRRSQLPTVSYSCSRQSNCQIDRASRNRCQHCRLQKCLAQGMSRDAVKFGRMSKRQRDSLIAEVERHRQQQQQQQQQQLQGDAQSILTYPAKGCQDCSQQLLQPMAYSFSGEAELMSYTTDVHPYLVCSPSEAQMTGMIYRGSSSSPTSRSQERRDNCGHLDIRGFNSRQPANDLMAIHPYNPLEDAYSLYPYSLRNIDELCASIMRSHRETSKYRVEELQALRWKLFSREEIQAYQNKSVDEMWQHCAIRLTDAVQYVVEFAKHIPGFRNLSQNDQIALLKTGSMEVVLVRMSRFFNTENNTVFFDGKFAVAEIFKSLECGDLITAVFDFAHGICALKLTEQQIALFSALVLINADRPCLEDRSRVQRVQRSVELGLTNILHRDNQENLMHKLHQRMAVLRSLCSLHMEKLRWFSQRYPLTAHSLFPPLYKELFASEPELQGTTH; encoded by the exons ATGGAATATGAGGAGCTCCACGTGCTTCAATCTCACACCCCCATCAAAACAG CCCAGATTGAAGTTATCCCATGCAAGATCTGTGGTGATAAGTCCTCAGGAGTGCATTATGGAGTCATCACTTGTGAGGGCTGCAAG GGGTTTTTCAGGCGCAGCCAGCTGCCTACTGTATCATACTCGTGCTCTAGGCAGAGCAACTGTCAGATTGACCGGGCGAGCCGCAACCGCTGCCAACACTGCCGCCTGCAGAAGTGTTTGGCACAGGGCATGAGCAGGGATg CGGTGAAGTTTGGGCGGATGTCCAAACGCCAACGGGACTCTCTGATCGCTGAAGTGGAGAGGCACcgacagcagcaacagcaacaacagcaacaacagcttCAGGGAGACGCCCAGTCCATCCTCACCTATCCCGCCAAGGGCTGCCAAGACTGCtcccagcagctcctccagcctATGGCCTACTCATTCAGTGGGGAAGCTGAGCTGATGTCCTACACCACTGATGTTCACCCTTACCTTGTGTGCTCCCCAAGTGAGGCGCAGATGACAGGTATGATTTACCGAGGCTCCTCCAGCTCTCCGACATCTAGATCTCAGGAGAGGAGGGACAACTGCGGACACCTTGACATAAGAG GATTTAACTCTAGACAGCCTGCTAATGATCTGATGGCAATTCATCCCTACAACCCTCTGGAAGATGCTTACAGCCTCTACCCTTACTCTCTGAGGAACatag atgaGCTGTGTGCTAGTATCATGCGTTCCCATAGGGAGACCAGCAAGTACAgagtggaggagctgcaggccCTCAGATGGAAActgttcagcagagaggagattCAAGCCTACCAGAACAaa TCAGTGGATGAAATGTGGCAGCACTGTGCCATTCGACTGACTGATGCCGTGCAGTATGTTGTGGAGTTTGCAAAACACATCCCTGGTTTCCGTAACCTGAGCCAGAACGACCAGATCGCCCTCCTGAAGACCG GCTCCATGGAGGTGGTTTTAGTCAGGATGAGTCGTTTCTTTAACACGGAAAACAACACAGTCTTCTTTGATGGGAAATTTGCTGTGGCTGAAATATTCAAATCTTtgg AATGTGGAGATTtaatcacagctgtgtttgatTTTGCTCATGGCATATGTGCTCTGAAGCTCACTGAGCAGCAGATTGCCCTCTTCAGTGCTCTGGTGCTGATCAATGCAG ATCGTCCATGCCTGGAGGACAGAAGCAGAGTTCAGCGAGTGCAGAGAAGTGTGGAGTTGGGACTCACAAACATCCTGCATCGAGACAACCAAGAAAACTTAATGCACAAG CTGCACCAGAGGATGGCGGTGTTGCGTTCACTGTGCAGCCTGCACATGGAGAAGCTGCGCTGGTTCAGTCAGCGTTACCCGCTCACCGCTCACTCTCTGTTCCCTCCTCTCTACAAGGAGCTGTTTGCCTCTGAGCCTGAGCTGCAGGGGACCACTCACTGA
- the rorc gene encoding nuclear receptor ROR-alpha A isoform X1, translated as MEYEELHVLQSHTPIKTGGAVSKKTHLTQIEVIPCKICGDKSSGVHYGVITCEGCKGFFRRSQLPTVSYSCSRQSNCQIDRASRNRCQHCRLQKCLAQGMSRDAVKFGRMSKRQRDSLIAEVERHRQQQQQQQQQQLQGDAQSILTYPAKGCQDCSQQLLQPMAYSFSGEAELMSYTTDVHPYLVCSPSEAQMTGMIYRGSSSSPTSRSQERRDNCGHLDIRGFNSRQPANDLMAIHPYNPLEDAYSLYPYSLRNIDELCASIMRSHRETSKYRVEELQALRWKLFSREEIQAYQNKSVDEMWQHCAIRLTDAVQYVVEFAKHIPGFRNLSQNDQIALLKTGSMEVVLVRMSRFFNTENNTVFFDGKFAVAEIFKSLECGDLITAVFDFAHGICALKLTEQQIALFSALVLINADRPCLEDRSRVQRVQRSVELGLTNILHRDNQENLMHKLHQRMAVLRSLCSLHMEKLRWFSQRYPLTAHSLFPPLYKELFASEPELQGTTH; from the exons ATGGAATATGAGGAGCTCCACGTGCTTCAATCTCACACCCCCATCAAAACAG GAGGAGCCGTGTCCAAGAAGACTCATTTAA CCCAGATTGAAGTTATCCCATGCAAGATCTGTGGTGATAAGTCCTCAGGAGTGCATTATGGAGTCATCACTTGTGAGGGCTGCAAG GGGTTTTTCAGGCGCAGCCAGCTGCCTACTGTATCATACTCGTGCTCTAGGCAGAGCAACTGTCAGATTGACCGGGCGAGCCGCAACCGCTGCCAACACTGCCGCCTGCAGAAGTGTTTGGCACAGGGCATGAGCAGGGATg CGGTGAAGTTTGGGCGGATGTCCAAACGCCAACGGGACTCTCTGATCGCTGAAGTGGAGAGGCACcgacagcagcaacagcaacaacagcaacaacagcttCAGGGAGACGCCCAGTCCATCCTCACCTATCCCGCCAAGGGCTGCCAAGACTGCtcccagcagctcctccagcctATGGCCTACTCATTCAGTGGGGAAGCTGAGCTGATGTCCTACACCACTGATGTTCACCCTTACCTTGTGTGCTCCCCAAGTGAGGCGCAGATGACAGGTATGATTTACCGAGGCTCCTCCAGCTCTCCGACATCTAGATCTCAGGAGAGGAGGGACAACTGCGGACACCTTGACATAAGAG GATTTAACTCTAGACAGCCTGCTAATGATCTGATGGCAATTCATCCCTACAACCCTCTGGAAGATGCTTACAGCCTCTACCCTTACTCTCTGAGGAACatag atgaGCTGTGTGCTAGTATCATGCGTTCCCATAGGGAGACCAGCAAGTACAgagtggaggagctgcaggccCTCAGATGGAAActgttcagcagagaggagattCAAGCCTACCAGAACAaa TCAGTGGATGAAATGTGGCAGCACTGTGCCATTCGACTGACTGATGCCGTGCAGTATGTTGTGGAGTTTGCAAAACACATCCCTGGTTTCCGTAACCTGAGCCAGAACGACCAGATCGCCCTCCTGAAGACCG GCTCCATGGAGGTGGTTTTAGTCAGGATGAGTCGTTTCTTTAACACGGAAAACAACACAGTCTTCTTTGATGGGAAATTTGCTGTGGCTGAAATATTCAAATCTTtgg AATGTGGAGATTtaatcacagctgtgtttgatTTTGCTCATGGCATATGTGCTCTGAAGCTCACTGAGCAGCAGATTGCCCTCTTCAGTGCTCTGGTGCTGATCAATGCAG ATCGTCCATGCCTGGAGGACAGAAGCAGAGTTCAGCGAGTGCAGAGAAGTGTGGAGTTGGGACTCACAAACATCCTGCATCGAGACAACCAAGAAAACTTAATGCACAAG CTGCACCAGAGGATGGCGGTGTTGCGTTCACTGTGCAGCCTGCACATGGAGAAGCTGCGCTGGTTCAGTCAGCGTTACCCGCTCACCGCTCACTCTCTGTTCCCTCCTCTCTACAAGGAGCTGTTTGCCTCTGAGCCTGAGCTGCAGGGGACCACTCACTGA
- the rorc gene encoding nuclear receptor ROR-alpha A isoform X3: MMRAQIEVIPCKICGDKSSGVHYGVITCEGCKGFFRRSQLPTVSYSCSRQSNCQIDRASRNRCQHCRLQKCLAQGMSRDAVKFGRMSKRQRDSLIAEVERHRQQQQQQQQQQLQGDAQSILTYPAKGCQDCSQQLLQPMAYSFSGEAELMSYTTDVHPYLVCSPSEAQMTGMIYRGSSSSPTSRSQERRDNCGHLDIRGFNSRQPANDLMAIHPYNPLEDAYSLYPYSLRNIDELCASIMRSHRETSKYRVEELQALRWKLFSREEIQAYQNKSVDEMWQHCAIRLTDAVQYVVEFAKHIPGFRNLSQNDQIALLKTGSMEVVLVRMSRFFNTENNTVFFDGKFAVAEIFKSLECGDLITAVFDFAHGICALKLTEQQIALFSALVLINADRPCLEDRSRVQRVQRSVELGLTNILHRDNQENLMHKLHQRMAVLRSLCSLHMEKLRWFSQRYPLTAHSLFPPLYKELFASEPELQGTTH; this comes from the exons ATGATGCGAG CCCAGATTGAAGTTATCCCATGCAAGATCTGTGGTGATAAGTCCTCAGGAGTGCATTATGGAGTCATCACTTGTGAGGGCTGCAAG GGGTTTTTCAGGCGCAGCCAGCTGCCTACTGTATCATACTCGTGCTCTAGGCAGAGCAACTGTCAGATTGACCGGGCGAGCCGCAACCGCTGCCAACACTGCCGCCTGCAGAAGTGTTTGGCACAGGGCATGAGCAGGGATg CGGTGAAGTTTGGGCGGATGTCCAAACGCCAACGGGACTCTCTGATCGCTGAAGTGGAGAGGCACcgacagcagcaacagcaacaacagcaacaacagcttCAGGGAGACGCCCAGTCCATCCTCACCTATCCCGCCAAGGGCTGCCAAGACTGCtcccagcagctcctccagcctATGGCCTACTCATTCAGTGGGGAAGCTGAGCTGATGTCCTACACCACTGATGTTCACCCTTACCTTGTGTGCTCCCCAAGTGAGGCGCAGATGACAGGTATGATTTACCGAGGCTCCTCCAGCTCTCCGACATCTAGATCTCAGGAGAGGAGGGACAACTGCGGACACCTTGACATAAGAG GATTTAACTCTAGACAGCCTGCTAATGATCTGATGGCAATTCATCCCTACAACCCTCTGGAAGATGCTTACAGCCTCTACCCTTACTCTCTGAGGAACatag atgaGCTGTGTGCTAGTATCATGCGTTCCCATAGGGAGACCAGCAAGTACAgagtggaggagctgcaggccCTCAGATGGAAActgttcagcagagaggagattCAAGCCTACCAGAACAaa TCAGTGGATGAAATGTGGCAGCACTGTGCCATTCGACTGACTGATGCCGTGCAGTATGTTGTGGAGTTTGCAAAACACATCCCTGGTTTCCGTAACCTGAGCCAGAACGACCAGATCGCCCTCCTGAAGACCG GCTCCATGGAGGTGGTTTTAGTCAGGATGAGTCGTTTCTTTAACACGGAAAACAACACAGTCTTCTTTGATGGGAAATTTGCTGTGGCTGAAATATTCAAATCTTtgg AATGTGGAGATTtaatcacagctgtgtttgatTTTGCTCATGGCATATGTGCTCTGAAGCTCACTGAGCAGCAGATTGCCCTCTTCAGTGCTCTGGTGCTGATCAATGCAG ATCGTCCATGCCTGGAGGACAGAAGCAGAGTTCAGCGAGTGCAGAGAAGTGTGGAGTTGGGACTCACAAACATCCTGCATCGAGACAACCAAGAAAACTTAATGCACAAG CTGCACCAGAGGATGGCGGTGTTGCGTTCACTGTGCAGCCTGCACATGGAGAAGCTGCGCTGGTTCAGTCAGCGTTACCCGCTCACCGCTCACTCTCTGTTCCCTCCTCTCTACAAGGAGCTGTTTGCCTCTGAGCCTGAGCTGCAGGGGACCACTCACTGA
- the them4 gene encoding acyl-coenzyme A thioesterase THEM4, which produces MARSLDRLYKGFRNLVSLSAMWSMKHPIYSVSSRSPSVRSMAVLPFSFSKPWDFSLPNPSWGPEMMQLYEHYNSMCEVETEGGEKQERPWKRLPGYNRLLKYATGGVYLSKMIQSKARLFTRNIREPGAGFEYVLFVNIKEQKCVCILQAGHLLEGPPGHVHGGAIATMIDTVTGCLASLSGAAMTANLNINYRSPIPLGSTVVMESFLDKKEGRKMFVSCKVTSPDGTKLHTEATALFLSINLNHLMGR; this is translated from the exons ATGGCAAGGAGCCTTGATAGATTATACAAGGGCTTCAGGAACCTCGTCTCGCTCTCAGCCATGTGGTCTATGAAGCATCCGATATACAGCGTTTCATCACGGAGTCCATCTGTACGGAGCATGGCG GTGCTGCCATTTTCCTTTTCGAAGCCCTGGGACTTCAGCCTGCCAAACCCGTCTTGGGGACCAGAAATGATGCAGTTGTACGAGCATTATAACAGCATGTGTGAGGTGGAgacggagggaggagagaagcaGGAGAGACCGTGGAAGAGATTGCCAGGCTACAATCGCCTCCTCAAGTATGCAACAG GTGGAGTGTATCTCAGTAAGATGATCCAGTCAAAGGCTCGTCTTTTTACCCGAAACATCAGAGAACCGGGGGCAGGATTTGAATACGTTTTGTTCGTAAACATCAAGgagcagaagtgtgtgtgcattttacAGGCTGGACACCTACTGGAGGGACCGCCAGG ACATGTCCATGGGGGGGCAATAGCCACTATGATTGACACCGTCACAGGGTGTCTTGCTTCTCTCTCTGGAGCTGCTATGACAGCCAACCTCAACATCAACTACCGCAG CCCCATCCCACTGGGAAGCACTGTGGTGATGGAATCCTTTCTGGATAAGAAGGAGGgcagaaaaatgtttgtttcttgtaAAGTTACCAGCCCTGATGGCACCAAACTGCACACAGAAGCAACAG cacTGTTTCTGTCAATCAATCTCAACCACTTAATGGGTAGGTGA